From Ureaplasma urealyticum serovar 8 str. ATCC 27618:
ATAATACTGAAAATATCCCTACAGCAAAACTCACTAGATAACGAGATCAAATAAATGAATTAATTTCAACTCCTGGACGAATTGAAGTGCTTACCCCAAATTCTCCTCTAAAGATATTTGCTAAATAATCAGCATAACGAACACCAAGTGGACGATCTAGTCCATATTGTGCTAAGATAGCTTTTTTTGCTTCTGGAGATGTAATTCCAATTGTTAAAGCAGATTCTCCAGGTACTGAATTAATTAGAAAGAATGTAATTGTAATTACAATTCAAGCTAATAAAAAGAATTCAGCAATTAATTTCAAAGATTTAGTGATGAATGTCATAAACTTTGAATCAAAAGTGAAAAAATCAATTAATGGATCAACAACATGATCACGATCAGCTGCTGTTTTTAGTGAACGACCACCACCAAAAATAACAAAATTATTACTAAATGAATAATTAACTCGCTTTTTTTGGTTTAAGGTAGTCGGTTGTTGGGGTAATTCACCATAATTACTTTGTGATGAATTAGACTCAAGACTATTTTTCTGATTCATATAAAACTCCTATTTTTAAATAGTTGATTGCGCTGTTTTTACAATATAAGCAATCATACAAGCTAGTGAATAAATAAAGCTTGGCAATGTAATGATTGTAATTAAAATGTTTAAACGAATTGTGGCATAATCAACAGATCGTAATTCATATTTAGCATTAGTATAAAAACGATCAACTAATTTGATTTCCCATGAACTAAGCTTATATTCATTATATTTTCTTAATTTCGCAACTCATCGTCGTCGATATGCTTGACGCGAGAAAATAACATATAAGAAAACTACCATGAAAATACATGTGTAAGCTATAAAAACATTGATACGATATTGGTGATAATCAATAATTAATTCAACAATTAAGTGACTAATTACCATTAGTGCTAATAAAGAAATTAAGATAATAATGCTTTTATAATTTAATAAACGATTGGGAAATGCTTGATTTTTTTTACTCATTATTATTTGATAATCACTCCTTTGTTTAATGACAATAACCATCAGCATGACAATGATGAATGCTTCCTGGTTTTTCTGGTTCAAGTGTTAAATCAAAATAATCATACATATTATAGATAACATACTTACCTTTAATTAAGGTGTTGTTATTCTTTTTACCCTCAACTAAAACCTTAGCGTATAAGTTGTTTAAATACTCTTTATTGGTTTTTGAATTTAAAGGGGTAATTTTATGAGCGTCTTTTTTAATAAATGTTGGTACTAAAAATTCGATAGGTGAGAAGTTAAAATCATTTAAACTATTGTTTCAAATATTAGTATAAACAAGATCGCGTTCTGGTTTAATTGGTATTTCAGGAATACGATCAACAACAAAAACTTGTTTTAAAATTGTGTCATTTAAATTAAATAACTTAACATCGTCATCAACATTTAAGTCACTGATTTCATTAATCATATAATGAACTTTGTTTTGATTATCATCAATTGGCATAGCTTGTTTAAATCATCGGTATAAACTGCCACTCGTCATTGTATATCCTTCATAATGATCTTTACTATCTGGATATTTAATAATCGAACGATAAATTTTTACATTTGAATAATTGATTCGCATACTAATTGCTTGATTGAAATAGTCAATTATTGCTTTTTTTGAACCAAATCAAAAGTTTTTTAATTTTTTCGTAAAACGATAATCTTCATTTTTAACTTTTTGATCTGGTGGAATTGGTTCATAAAATTGTGGTTTAGTTTTGATATTAATATCACCAATATCATCAACAACTAAACTTACTTGATAATTAACATCAAAACTATTGTCGTTGTTATTTTGATTTTTATTATAAATTAAGCTAAAATCATTTAATTCAACATGATATTTTGCGTTATATAAATTTAATAAAGCGAAATTATAAGAATAATATAAATATAAAGAGCGTTTAATGGTTTGTTCAAAATAAAGCTTTAAACTTTCATAAAGATTATAAAAGGCTTTTGTTTCAATATCTTGTGTTTGCTTTAAAATTTGTTTTTCATTTGCAAGATTAATACTATTATTAGTGATTGATTTGAATTTTACTTGGGTATCTTGACTAATTGTTGTTTTTTTAGTATTTATTGTAGAACAACTGGTTATTAAAACTAAACTAATGACAATAGTTGCGAGTATTGTACTAATAAATGCTATTAATCTTGTTCTGAGATTACTTTTTGTTTTCATATATTTTTGCTCTAAAATCTGTGCTTAGAGCCTACACTTCCTTTAATTTATTTTGATTTATACTTAAAAATACATTTTATTAATAATGCTTCAACGCTTATTAATTTTAATCGTATTAATATAGATCTTGTAAATAATAGAAATGCAAATAATAATAAAACGAGAGCAAAAAATACGCTTGTTATAAAACATGCCAATAGTATGATTAAAAAAATTATTTCGATTATTATTTAAATTAATCATCGTATTTTTTCTCCTTTTAGTTATTGTGTTATATTATAAAGTTTTTTTATAAAAATGTTTAATTAAATACCAAATATTACAATTTTTTTATAAAAAAAGGCGTTTATATCATTAAAATCAATAAATTTAGTTAATAATTTACCCTTATTTATTAAAAATTATTGTTTTATTTTTCTTCTTAACATTATTATGTTTTTTAGATTAATTTATTTTTTGTATAGAATAAAAAAATGGTCAATGACGACCATTTTAGTAATTAATATTTTTTAACTAATTGTTGATTTTCTAACAACCATTTCTCCATCAATGTCAATAATTGGATAAATAACAATTAAGCAGTCTTTGTCAATATCACGAACTAAATGAATTAAGGATGGTAATTCAATGTATGGTGAAATAATTTCTAATGAATAATTTGTTCTTAATGATAATGAATCACTTAAACTATTTAAAGTAATAGAATTATTAAAATCGTTAGCACGTAAATTTTCAATAATTGCACTCGTATTTTTTGAGTAAACTTGAATTTTTAAACTCTTGTGTTTTGGGAAGTAAATATTAAAGACAATTCCTAAAACAATTGAAGCAAGAATAGAAGCTACCATGTTTGGTGAAAAGAAATATTGAGCATCTCAATAACGCGGATTAATCATACCAGCAGGTGCAAATGATCCTAAAACAATCCCAATAATTAATGTTGCTACATTAAAGTAAGTTAGAATTGAACCAGTTGGTTTTCCATATTTTTTAGAATATCAGAATGAAATAATATCTGTTCCTCCAGATGATCCTCCAGCAATATAAATAATTGATAAGAAAATACCATCAAATATCGGATAAATAACTGCATAAATTAGAATAGAAGGAATTTTACTTGCTTGATCTGGATCAACTCAAGATAAAATTTGCACTTTATTAACAATAAGATCATGGAAAACATATAAAGGTTTTGCAAACTCATATAAAGCTTGACGATAAGCTGTGGTTTGATTTAAATGAAATAAATCACCAATTGTTGCATTAGGGTTTGCTTGTACATAATTTATAAATTCATTTCGAATCTCTAAATTAGAGATGTTTGCATAGCTTAGAACATTAGCTTCAATATTTTGAGCTATTTTTTCATCTAAGATGCTATTAGTAAAAAATGAATTAATAGGTGGGTAACTTAAACGATTGTCCCCAAAGATCATAATTTTTTCAACATTTGGAATTTGACTTAAAGCAAAACCAAAGACTTGAACAGTAACAATGTATGTTAATGTCATTAATGTAAAGTGTTTACCAATTTTTTTGTATGAAAAAACTAGTAAGGGAATGTTTACAAAAATTGCAAACAATCAAAACATAATATCATATGCTAATTTTGCTTCTTTTGGCGAACTATGGTTCGAAATCATAATTGATTGCAAAATCCGCGCAATCCCTTGTGATGTTCCCATAATTCCCGCTGAATAAATTCCAGTATTATGAACTAATAATAAAACCAATAAACTCGCAAGAAGTGAAAAAATAACAATGATTAAGTAGCGTAAAAAGATTTTTTTAGTTGAATAAAGAGCAGCAAATTTTAAAAGACCAGCCTTGTAGCGAATTTTTTCAATTTGTACACTTTGTTGAATTGTTGCTTCATTACTTATTTGCTTTAATAAATTATTTTCGGTTCTTAATGCTTCTTTAGTTTTATTTCTTCAATTAAAAATCTTTTTAATTCTATTTTTAGGATGCGTTTTTTCCTCATTATTATTCAATTAAATCAACTCCTTTTGGTTTTTTTATAAAAGGAAAAATTTTTTGTTCTACTTAAAATAATATTTTAAATATAAACACTAAAAAAGCAACAACTATTTAAAGATAATTGTTGCTTTTAGCCAAGTAAACATTTTATTGTTTATTTAGTTCTTTAATTCTTGCAGATTTACCTGAACGATTACGCATGTATGAAATGTAAGCACGTCTTACTTTACCATACTTGATAACTTCAATTTTTTCAACAAGTGGAGAGTGAATGTTAAATGATTGTTCAACAC
This genomic window contains:
- a CDS encoding YitT family protein: MNNNEEKTHPKNRIKKIFNWRNKTKEALRTENNLLKQISNEATIQQSVQIEKIRYKAGLLKFAALYSTKKIFLRYLIIVIFSLLASLLVLLLVHNTGIYSAGIMGTSQGIARILQSIMISNHSSPKEAKLAYDIMFWLFAIFVNIPLLVFSYKKIGKHFTLMTLTYIVTVQVFGFALSQIPNVEKIMIFGDNRLSYPPINSFFTNSILDEKIAQNIEANVLSYANISNLEIRNEFINYVQANPNATIGDLFHLNQTTAYRQALYEFAKPLYVFHDLIVNKVQILSWVDPDQASKIPSILIYAVIYPIFDGIFLSIIYIAGGSSGGTDIISFWYSKKYGKPTGSILTYFNVATLIIGIVLGSFAPAGMINPRYWDAQYFFSPNMVASILASIVLGIVFNIYFPKHKSLKIQVYSKNTSAIIENLRANDFNNSITLNSLSDSLSLRTNYSLEIISPYIELPSLIHLVRDIDKDCLIVIYPIIDIDGEMVVRKSTIS